The following coding sequences are from one Melanotaenia boesemani isolate fMelBoe1 chromosome 19, fMelBoe1.pri, whole genome shotgun sequence window:
- the rimbp2a gene encoding RIMS-binding protein 2 isoform X6 encodes MKDQTSSTNVEDLLRQSQMELQWIQRQLAMIAARNTHHHHLHTKGKLRNEFSSQPVTGHSTVYNANRFRLLEEKNRTLKLEVATLRQEKQQHKKLKAKLHAALQEKNRLNLELINHHLKASKYDQVQSNYEQLRQTFAVVSQEREVAQQQRSQLQTKVDNLEQALKHMHEAVELKQQLQIEHEHALVALHTKQKEINQLQKAWAQIDQEHEEAVHLLKVKVCDLEKKCRFHSDHFRQLSKELLNFRLQSEPVVILRNNPTFASQIPSSTEKKPSKVTVGFEAQSRKGDESAANTPLLISQFLPGALQIGEREPREQLSIKSNTVTTDYPCRLRQLSPSEMEDETSPSPRSKPRYTGQVRLCTARYSYNPYDGPNEHPEAELPLVAGKYLYVYGNMDDDGFYEGELLDGQRGLVPSNFVEFVQDKEKTAGEGGEDMGPLDHAPLALMATDGGASQDGLLGTSNALVPYSNGTGGPLDLEDLAEDVVPYPRKITLIKQLARSVIVAWEPPVVPMGWGNISGYNVLVDGELRASLPYSGRTKCLLEKLDLDGCVHRVSVLTVTDRGLSDELRCTLLVGANVVVAPCGLRVDDIQRDTAELSWLPSNSNYGHTVLLDGVEHAVVKPGRYRLRFHNLKPLTVYKVSVVAQPHQVPWQLPLEQRERKEAGVEFCTQAAGPTPFCRTGPPLPPQDVQVLCGQAPGVLRVHWKPPILSPTGTSNGANVIGYAVCTKGQRVAEVLFPMADYVTVELTRIQCLEAREVIVRTLSVQGESQDSQVAVIPNNLLVPLPPIPLPPPMHPHTGPPPHPHAQPHLHSPHLPHPSPQLPAPPHGQPLPPHPPHPQSHPRLPHPGGPPQPQLGLPHPQPLHIQPHPPHQGPRPQHQLPLLPHPQPHPIPQRPVSARDLDAKEHTAHHGGAIPPGQPGWDPTRSPSQPPVPMQGHTLEAPRPANPRSPSPQRILPQPRGTLIPDTVAKAIAREAAQRVAAETGKGDRRQDRYGEQGYSFHQHHSDEEDEDEEGFARGRRRGPSVDEFLRGSELGRPSNTPAGGRHDHDGGRRIHHGGPHPQRRPLMVPSIEVTSENNSEGNLSPIAKDVNYGRVARHRTWSSRRHMGGTRSPHDAADEELPFKEGQIIRIYGDKDTDGFYRGEVRGRMGLIPCNMVSEIRADDEETMDELMKQGFLPLSTPVDRIEQNRRGLRRDQASRRMVALYDYDPRESSPNVDVEAELTFCAGDIIAVFGDIDEDGFYYGEINGHRGLVPSNFLEEVPDDVEVYLTDTPSHYPQEEPTNRPPANSAATVSEGKRVTTDTTDTANNITTPVRAPSPIVRPLLPGTMRPLSPTRGPHVPLDPRDPRDLANKKKKGLLSKGKKLLKRLSPVK; translated from the exons GTGCAATCTAACTATGAGCAGCTGAGACAAACCTTTGCTGTGGTAAGCCAGGAGCGAGAAGTGGCCCAGCAGCAGAGGAGCCAACTCCAGACCAAAGTGGATAACCTGGAACAGGCTCTAAAG CATATGCATGAAGCTGTAGAGCTAAAGCAGCAGTTGCAGATAGAGCATGAGCACGCCTTGGTGGCCCTTCACACCAAGCAGAAGGAGATCAATCAGCTGCAAAAG GCTTGGGCTCAAATTGACCAGGAGCATGAGGAAGCAGTACACCTGTTAAAG GTCAAGGTTTGTGACCTAGAAAAGAAATGCAGGTTCCACAGTGATCACTTCCGTCAGCTTTCCAAAGAGCTGCTGAATTTTCGATTGCAATCAGAACCTGTGGTGATCCTTAGAAATAATCCCACCTTTGCATCCCAGATCCCATCATCAACAGAGAAGAAACCCTCAAAGGTCACGGTTGGATTTGAAGCCCAGTCCAGAAAAG GTGATGAGAGTGCTGCAAATACACCACTACTGATCTCCCAGTTCTTGCCCGGTGCTCTCCAGATTGGAGAGAGAGAACCAAGAGAACAGCTGTCTATCAAATCCAACACCGTGACAACGGACTACCCCTGCAGGCTTCGACAGCTTTCTCCATCAGAG ATGGAGGATGAGACCAGCCCATCACCCAGGTCCAAACCTCGCTACACAGGCCAGGTCCGCCTTTGCACTGCCCGTTACAG ttaTAACCCTTATGATGGACCGAATGAGCATCCTGAAGCAGAGCTTCCCCTTGTGGCTGGAAAGTATCTGTACGTGTATGGAAACATGGATGATGATGGCTTCTATGAAG GTGAGCTGCTGGATGGCCAAAGAGGACTTGTTCCTTCTAACTTTGTGGAATTTGTccaggacaaagaaaaaacagctggGGAGGGAGGGGAAGACATGGGCCCTCTGGACCATGCACCCCTGGCCTTGATGGCAACGGATGGAGGTGCCTCCCAAGATGGCCTCCTGGGCACAAGTAATGCCTTGGTTCCATATAGCAATGGGACAGGTGGGCCCTTGGATCTCGAGGACTTAGCTGAAGATGTTGTGCCTTACCCCCGTAAGATCACTTTGATTAAGCAGCTGGCACGAAGTGTTATTGTGGCCTGGGAGCCTCCAGTAGTGCCTATGGGCTGGGGGAACATCTCTGGCTACAACGTTTTAGTGGACGGGGAACTTCGTGCCAGTTTACCATACAGCGGTCGGACCAAGTGTTTGCTGGAGAAGCTGGACCTGGACGGCTGCGTTCATCGCGTGTCAGTGCTGACTGTCACTGACAGGGGCTTGTCAGATGAGCTGCGCTGCACCTTGCTGGTGGGAGCCAACGTGGTGGTGGCGCCATGCGGTCTTCGGGTGGATGACATCCAGCGTGACACTGCCGAGCTCTCTTGGCTGCCTAGCAACAGTAATTATGGTCACACTGTGCTCTTAGATGGAGTGGAGCATGCAGTGGTAAAACCAGGAAGGTATAGACTACGCTTTCACAACCTGAAGCCTCTGACAGTGTACAAGGTGTCGGTGGTTGCGCAGCCCCACCAGGTGCCATGGCAACTGCCACTtgagcagagagagaggaaagaagCTGGTGTGGAGTTTTGCACTCAAGCAGCTG GTCCAACACCTTTTTGCAGAACAG GCCCTCCGCTGCCTCCGCAGGATGTGCAGGTGCTCTGTGGGCAAGCTCCAGGGGTTTTGCGGGTTCACTGGAAGCCTCCCATCCTTTCTCCCACAGGCACGTCTAACGGGGCAAATGTCATCGGCTATGCAGTCTGTACTAAAGGACAGAGG GTAGCTGAGGTGTTATTCCCAATGGCAGACTATGTTACTGTTGAGCTGACAAGGATTCAATGCCTGGAGGCCAGAGAAGTCATTGTTAGGACGCTGTCAGTACAGGGAGAATCCCAGGACTCCCAAGTCGCCGTCATTCCAAACAACCTGCTTGTGCCTCTACCTCCGATTCCCCTGCCACCACCAATGCACCCTCACACgggtcccccgcctcacccccATGCTCAACCCCATCTCCATTCCCCTCACCTTCCTCACCCCAGCCCCCAGCTTCCTGCTCCGCCCCATGGACAACCACTTCCGCCACATCCTCCACACCCTCAATCTCATCCTAGACTTCCCCATCCAGGAGGGCCCCCTCAGCCCCAGCTTGGACTCCCACATCCCCAACCTTTACATATTCAGCCTCATCCACCTCATCAGGGTCCCAGGCCCCAGCACCAACTCCCTCTGTTACCCCACCCTCAACCCCACCCTATACCTCAGAGACCAGTAAGTGCCAGAGACCTGGATGCCAAAGAGCACACCGCCCACCACGGAGGAGCTATTCCACCTGGCCAGCCTGGCTGGGATCCCACACGATCTCCTTCACAGCCTCCTGTGCCCATGCAAGGCCACACTCTTGAGGCCCCTCGTCCTGCCAATCCACGTTCTCCATCCCCTCAGAGGATTCTTCCTCAGCCCAGAGGCACGCTCATCCCAGACACTGTGGCCAAAGCCATTGCCCGAGAAGCAGCGCAGAGGGTGGCGGCAGAAACTGGCAAG gGAGACAGGAGGCAGGACAGATACGGAGAGCAGGGTTATTCATTTCACCAGCATCACTCTGATGAGGAAGACGAAGATGAGGAAGGGTTTGCACGTGGCCGTAGGAGAGGGCCCTCAGTTGATGAGTTTCTCAGAGGCTCTGAGCTGGGGAGGCCG tCAAACACTCCAGCTGGAGGCCGCCATGATCATGACGGGGGTAGACGAATTCATCACGGCGGTCCTCATCCCCAGAGGCGACCTCTAATGGTCCCCTCCATTG AAGTAACCTCTGAAAATAACAGTGAGGGAAACCTCTCCCCCATCGCCAAGGATGTTAACTATGGCAGAGTAGCTCGGCACAGGACATGGTCATCCCGCAGGCACATGGGCGGCACCAGGTCTCCCCATG ATGCAGCTGATGAGGAGCTTCCCTTCAAAGAAGGGCAAATCATTAGG ATTTATGGCGATAAAGACACAGATGGGTTTTACAGAGGAGAAGTGCGAGGCAGGATGGGGCTGATCCCGTGTAACATGGTGTCAGAGATACGAGCAGACGACGAAGAGACCATGGACGAGCTCATGAAACAGGGCTTTCTGCCCCTCAGCACCCCCGTGGACAGAATAG aacaaaacagaagagGATTGCGTCGAGATCAGGCCTCAAGACGGATGGTGGCTCTTTACGACTATGACCCTAGAGAGAGCTCCCCTAACGTTGATGTTGAG GCTGAGCTGACATTCTGTGCTGGTGACATCATTGCTGTGTTTGGAGACATCGATGAAGATGGGTTTTATTAT GGTGAGATCAATGGCCATCGCGGTCTGGTTCCCTCTAACTTCCTAGAAGAAGTGCCTGATGACGTGGAAGTCTATCTGACCGATACCCCGTCCCACTACCCCCAGGAAGAGCCCACCAACCGGCCCCCTGCCAACTCTGCCGCCACCGTATCAGAGGGAAAACGG GTTACCACAGACACCACTGACACGGCCAACAACATCACTACACCAGTCCGGGCGCCATCCCCGATCGTTCGGCCCCTCCTCCCAGGTACCATGAGACCCCTCAGCCCTACAAGGGGTCCACACGTCCCACTGGATCCCAGGGACCCCAGAGATCTggcaaacaagaagaaaaaaggactACTGTCCAAGGGAAAGAAACTCCTGAAGAGACTCTCccctgtgaaataa
- the rimbp2a gene encoding RIMS-binding protein 2 isoform X1, protein MKDQTSSTNVEDLLRQSQMELQWIQRQLAMIAARNTHHHHLHTKGKLRNEFSSQPVTGHSTVYNANRFRLLEEKNRTLKLEVATLRQEKQQHKKLKAKLHAALQEKNRLNLELINHHLKASKYDQVQSNYEQLRQTFAVVSQEREVAQQQRSQLQTKVDNLEQALKHMHEAVELKQQLQIEHEHALVALHTKQKEINQLQKAWAQIDQEHEEAVHLLKVKVCDLEKKCRFHSDHFRQLSKELLNFRLQSEPVVILRNNPTFASQIPSSTEKKPSKVTVGFEAQSRKGDESAANTPLLISQFLPGALQIGEREPREQLSIKSNTVTTDYPCRLRQLSPSEMEDETSPSPRSKPRYTGQVRLCTARYSYNPYDGPNEHPEAELPLVAGKYLYVYGNMDDDGFYEGELLDGQRGLVPSNFVEFVQDKEKTAGEGGEDMGPLDHAPLALMATDGGASQDGLLGTSNALVPYSNGTGGPLDLEDLAEDVVPYPRKITLIKQLARSVIVAWEPPVVPMGWGNISGYNVLVDGELRASLPYSGRTKCLLEKLDLDGCVHRVSVLTVTDRGLSDELRCTLLVGANVVVAPCGLRVDDIQRDTAELSWLPSNSNYGHTVLLDGVEHAVVKPGRYRLRFHNLKPLTVYKVSVVAQPHQVPWQLPLEQRERKEAGVEFCTQAAGPTPFCRTGPPLPPQDVQVLCGQAPGVLRVHWKPPILSPTGTSNGANVIGYAVCTKGQRVAEVLFPMADYVTVELTRIQCLEAREVIVRTLSVQGESQDSQVAVIPNNLLVPLPPIPLPPPMHPHTGPPPHPHAQPHLHSPHLPHPSPQLPAPPHGQPLPPHPPHPQSHPRLPHPGGPPQPQLGLPHPQPLHIQPHPPHQGPRPQHQLPLLPHPQPHPIPQRPVSARDLDAKEHTAHHGGAIPPGQPGWDPTRSPSQPPVPMQGHTLEAPRPANPRSPSPQRILPQPRGTLIPDTVAKAIAREAAQRVAAETGKGDRRQDRYGEQGYSFHQHHSDEEDEDEEGFARGRRRGPSVDEFLRGSELGRPPHYSHNEDYHSESSRGSDLSDIMEEDEEELYSEMQLEEGRRRNSHNTPKSNTPAGGRHDHDGGRRIHHGGPHPQRRPLMVPSIEVTSENNSEGNLSPIAKDVNYGRVARHRTWSSRRHMGGTRSPHDAADEELPFKEGQIIRIYGDKDTDGFYRGEVRGRMGLIPCNMVSEIRADDEETMDELMKQGFLPLSTPVDRIEQNRRGLRRDQASRRMVALYDYDPRESSPNVDVEAELTFCAGDIIAVFGDIDEDGFYYGEINGHRGLVPSNFLEEVPDDVEVYLTDTPSHYPQEEPTNRPPANSAATVSEGKRVTTDTTDTANNITTPVRAPSPIVRPLLPGTMRPLSPTRGPHVPLDPRDPRDLANKKKKGLLSKGKKLLKRLSPVK, encoded by the exons GTGCAATCTAACTATGAGCAGCTGAGACAAACCTTTGCTGTGGTAAGCCAGGAGCGAGAAGTGGCCCAGCAGCAGAGGAGCCAACTCCAGACCAAAGTGGATAACCTGGAACAGGCTCTAAAG CATATGCATGAAGCTGTAGAGCTAAAGCAGCAGTTGCAGATAGAGCATGAGCACGCCTTGGTGGCCCTTCACACCAAGCAGAAGGAGATCAATCAGCTGCAAAAG GCTTGGGCTCAAATTGACCAGGAGCATGAGGAAGCAGTACACCTGTTAAAG GTCAAGGTTTGTGACCTAGAAAAGAAATGCAGGTTCCACAGTGATCACTTCCGTCAGCTTTCCAAAGAGCTGCTGAATTTTCGATTGCAATCAGAACCTGTGGTGATCCTTAGAAATAATCCCACCTTTGCATCCCAGATCCCATCATCAACAGAGAAGAAACCCTCAAAGGTCACGGTTGGATTTGAAGCCCAGTCCAGAAAAG GTGATGAGAGTGCTGCAAATACACCACTACTGATCTCCCAGTTCTTGCCCGGTGCTCTCCAGATTGGAGAGAGAGAACCAAGAGAACAGCTGTCTATCAAATCCAACACCGTGACAACGGACTACCCCTGCAGGCTTCGACAGCTTTCTCCATCAGAG ATGGAGGATGAGACCAGCCCATCACCCAGGTCCAAACCTCGCTACACAGGCCAGGTCCGCCTTTGCACTGCCCGTTACAG ttaTAACCCTTATGATGGACCGAATGAGCATCCTGAAGCAGAGCTTCCCCTTGTGGCTGGAAAGTATCTGTACGTGTATGGAAACATGGATGATGATGGCTTCTATGAAG GTGAGCTGCTGGATGGCCAAAGAGGACTTGTTCCTTCTAACTTTGTGGAATTTGTccaggacaaagaaaaaacagctggGGAGGGAGGGGAAGACATGGGCCCTCTGGACCATGCACCCCTGGCCTTGATGGCAACGGATGGAGGTGCCTCCCAAGATGGCCTCCTGGGCACAAGTAATGCCTTGGTTCCATATAGCAATGGGACAGGTGGGCCCTTGGATCTCGAGGACTTAGCTGAAGATGTTGTGCCTTACCCCCGTAAGATCACTTTGATTAAGCAGCTGGCACGAAGTGTTATTGTGGCCTGGGAGCCTCCAGTAGTGCCTATGGGCTGGGGGAACATCTCTGGCTACAACGTTTTAGTGGACGGGGAACTTCGTGCCAGTTTACCATACAGCGGTCGGACCAAGTGTTTGCTGGAGAAGCTGGACCTGGACGGCTGCGTTCATCGCGTGTCAGTGCTGACTGTCACTGACAGGGGCTTGTCAGATGAGCTGCGCTGCACCTTGCTGGTGGGAGCCAACGTGGTGGTGGCGCCATGCGGTCTTCGGGTGGATGACATCCAGCGTGACACTGCCGAGCTCTCTTGGCTGCCTAGCAACAGTAATTATGGTCACACTGTGCTCTTAGATGGAGTGGAGCATGCAGTGGTAAAACCAGGAAGGTATAGACTACGCTTTCACAACCTGAAGCCTCTGACAGTGTACAAGGTGTCGGTGGTTGCGCAGCCCCACCAGGTGCCATGGCAACTGCCACTtgagcagagagagaggaaagaagCTGGTGTGGAGTTTTGCACTCAAGCAGCTG GTCCAACACCTTTTTGCAGAACAG GCCCTCCGCTGCCTCCGCAGGATGTGCAGGTGCTCTGTGGGCAAGCTCCAGGGGTTTTGCGGGTTCACTGGAAGCCTCCCATCCTTTCTCCCACAGGCACGTCTAACGGGGCAAATGTCATCGGCTATGCAGTCTGTACTAAAGGACAGAGG GTAGCTGAGGTGTTATTCCCAATGGCAGACTATGTTACTGTTGAGCTGACAAGGATTCAATGCCTGGAGGCCAGAGAAGTCATTGTTAGGACGCTGTCAGTACAGGGAGAATCCCAGGACTCCCAAGTCGCCGTCATTCCAAACAACCTGCTTGTGCCTCTACCTCCGATTCCCCTGCCACCACCAATGCACCCTCACACgggtcccccgcctcacccccATGCTCAACCCCATCTCCATTCCCCTCACCTTCCTCACCCCAGCCCCCAGCTTCCTGCTCCGCCCCATGGACAACCACTTCCGCCACATCCTCCACACCCTCAATCTCATCCTAGACTTCCCCATCCAGGAGGGCCCCCTCAGCCCCAGCTTGGACTCCCACATCCCCAACCTTTACATATTCAGCCTCATCCACCTCATCAGGGTCCCAGGCCCCAGCACCAACTCCCTCTGTTACCCCACCCTCAACCCCACCCTATACCTCAGAGACCAGTAAGTGCCAGAGACCTGGATGCCAAAGAGCACACCGCCCACCACGGAGGAGCTATTCCACCTGGCCAGCCTGGCTGGGATCCCACACGATCTCCTTCACAGCCTCCTGTGCCCATGCAAGGCCACACTCTTGAGGCCCCTCGTCCTGCCAATCCACGTTCTCCATCCCCTCAGAGGATTCTTCCTCAGCCCAGAGGCACGCTCATCCCAGACACTGTGGCCAAAGCCATTGCCCGAGAAGCAGCGCAGAGGGTGGCGGCAGAAACTGGCAAG gGAGACAGGAGGCAGGACAGATACGGAGAGCAGGGTTATTCATTTCACCAGCATCACTCTGATGAGGAAGACGAAGATGAGGAAGGGTTTGCACGTGGCCGTAGGAGAGGGCCCTCAGTTGATGAGTTTCTCAGAGGCTCTGAGCTGGGGAGGCCG CCTCACTATAGTCACAATGAAGATTATCACAGCGAAAGCAGCCGGGGCTCTGACCTGTCTGACATCatggaagaggatgaggaggagctgTACTCTGAGATGCAGCTGGAAGAGGGACGGCGACGCAACTCGCACAACACGCCCAAG tCAAACACTCCAGCTGGAGGCCGCCATGATCATGACGGGGGTAGACGAATTCATCACGGCGGTCCTCATCCCCAGAGGCGACCTCTAATGGTCCCCTCCATTG AAGTAACCTCTGAAAATAACAGTGAGGGAAACCTCTCCCCCATCGCCAAGGATGTTAACTATGGCAGAGTAGCTCGGCACAGGACATGGTCATCCCGCAGGCACATGGGCGGCACCAGGTCTCCCCATG ATGCAGCTGATGAGGAGCTTCCCTTCAAAGAAGGGCAAATCATTAGG ATTTATGGCGATAAAGACACAGATGGGTTTTACAGAGGAGAAGTGCGAGGCAGGATGGGGCTGATCCCGTGTAACATGGTGTCAGAGATACGAGCAGACGACGAAGAGACCATGGACGAGCTCATGAAACAGGGCTTTCTGCCCCTCAGCACCCCCGTGGACAGAATAG aacaaaacagaagagGATTGCGTCGAGATCAGGCCTCAAGACGGATGGTGGCTCTTTACGACTATGACCCTAGAGAGAGCTCCCCTAACGTTGATGTTGAG GCTGAGCTGACATTCTGTGCTGGTGACATCATTGCTGTGTTTGGAGACATCGATGAAGATGGGTTTTATTAT GGTGAGATCAATGGCCATCGCGGTCTGGTTCCCTCTAACTTCCTAGAAGAAGTGCCTGATGACGTGGAAGTCTATCTGACCGATACCCCGTCCCACTACCCCCAGGAAGAGCCCACCAACCGGCCCCCTGCCAACTCTGCCGCCACCGTATCAGAGGGAAAACGG GTTACCACAGACACCACTGACACGGCCAACAACATCACTACACCAGTCCGGGCGCCATCCCCGATCGTTCGGCCCCTCCTCCCAGGTACCATGAGACCCCTCAGCCCTACAAGGGGTCCACACGTCCCACTGGATCCCAGGGACCCCAGAGATCTggcaaacaagaagaaaaaaggactACTGTCCAAGGGAAAGAAACTCCTGAAGAGACTCTCccctgtgaaataa